Proteins encoded together in one Pyramidobacter piscolens W5455 window:
- a CDS encoding ABC-F family ATP-binding cassette domain-containing protein, producing MIRIRDLNLTFAGGRKIFDGLNWQIDAGSRTGLVGPNGVGKTTLLRAIVGQVSADSGEINVSPLSATVGYLPQDLAELPDVTLMQYLKDRTGITAAEKRLKRCSEELAAAPENEHARLMKLHDEAAAAYEKLGGYSFEAMSRKALRGLGFHDGDDAKPCGEFSGGWKMRVTLAGLLLSRPDILLLDEPTNHLDTESMEWLENWLSDYRGTLVAISHDRVFMDKVMKGIAELHSGRIRVYKGNFSDYLRASEEQKAQLERSAARQKEEIARTKEFIERFRYKATKAAQVQSRVKALEKIQIIQAETAARRITLKFPPCPPSGHVVLTLNDLGMAYGAHRVFDHLNATVERGQKIALVGVNGAGKSTLSRLISGKERPTSGSCETGYHVLPAFFSQESAENLNYDRTVWQEIYPLNMAMSEVEKRTLLGSFLFSGDDIHKPVKVLSGGEKSRLSLVKILMNPSNFLILDEPTNHLDMTTRELFQQALLAYDGTLLIVSHDRFFLNQLAQRVWELRDGALHDYAGNYSRFIEQRQASLAQNVPAAATDSKRGGERDKKREEARRRNEIYRRKKVYADELAALEERIDDLERRKGRDEKELCRPEVIADSNRIQTLMKDLADAGAELEAATGRWEELMEIIEKIEKGE from the coding sequence ATGATACGGATCAGAGACCTCAATCTGACCTTTGCCGGCGGCCGGAAAATTTTCGATGGCCTGAACTGGCAGATCGACGCCGGAAGCCGCACGGGACTCGTCGGCCCAAATGGCGTCGGCAAAACCACGCTGCTGCGCGCCATAGTCGGGCAAGTGAGCGCCGACAGCGGCGAGATCAACGTCTCCCCTCTTTCCGCGACGGTCGGTTATTTGCCCCAGGATCTGGCGGAGCTGCCCGACGTCACGCTGATGCAGTACCTCAAAGATCGTACCGGCATTACGGCGGCAGAGAAGAGGCTCAAGCGATGTTCCGAAGAACTCGCCGCCGCGCCCGAAAACGAACACGCCCGCCTGATGAAGCTGCACGATGAAGCGGCCGCCGCCTATGAAAAACTCGGCGGCTATTCTTTTGAGGCGATGTCACGCAAGGCTTTGCGCGGACTGGGGTTCCATGACGGCGACGACGCCAAACCCTGCGGAGAGTTCTCCGGCGGATGGAAGATGCGCGTCACGCTGGCCGGGCTGCTGCTGTCGCGCCCCGACATCCTGCTCCTCGACGAACCGACCAACCATCTCGACACAGAGAGCATGGAGTGGCTGGAAAACTGGCTCTCCGACTATCGCGGTACGCTCGTGGCCATTTCCCACGACCGCGTCTTTATGGACAAGGTCATGAAAGGCATCGCCGAGCTCCATTCCGGCAGGATCCGCGTTTATAAGGGCAATTTCTCGGATTATCTGCGCGCCTCGGAAGAGCAGAAAGCCCAGCTTGAACGCTCCGCCGCCCGCCAAAAGGAAGAGATCGCCAGGACGAAAGAATTCATCGAACGTTTCCGTTACAAAGCCACAAAGGCCGCGCAGGTGCAAAGCCGCGTCAAGGCGCTTGAAAAGATCCAAATCATCCAAGCGGAAACGGCGGCCCGTCGCATAACGCTGAAATTTCCGCCCTGCCCGCCCAGCGGACACGTCGTCCTGACGCTGAACGATCTCGGCATGGCCTACGGAGCGCACCGCGTCTTTGATCACCTCAATGCGACCGTCGAACGGGGACAGAAGATCGCCCTCGTCGGCGTGAACGGAGCCGGAAAATCCACGCTTTCGCGCCTCATTTCAGGCAAAGAGCGCCCCACCTCCGGAAGCTGCGAAACCGGCTATCACGTGCTGCCCGCATTCTTCTCGCAGGAAAGCGCCGAAAACCTGAACTACGACCGCACCGTCTGGCAGGAAATCTATCCGCTCAACATGGCGATGTCCGAGGTGGAAAAACGCACCTTGCTGGGCTCGTTCCTGTTCAGCGGCGACGACATTCACAAACCCGTCAAAGTGCTTTCCGGCGGCGAGAAATCGCGCCTTTCCCTCGTCAAGATCCTCATGAACCCCTCGAACTTCCTGATCCTCGACGAACCGACCAACCACCTCGACATGACCACGCGGGAGCTCTTTCAGCAGGCTCTGCTCGCCTACGACGGCACGCTGCTGATCGTCTCGCACGACCGTTTTTTCCTGAACCAGCTCGCGCAGCGCGTTTGGGAACTGCGCGACGGGGCCCTGCACGACTACGCCGGCAATTACAGCCGCTTCATCGAACAGCGCCAAGCGTCGCTCGCGCAGAACGTCCCGGCCGCCGCCACCGATTCGAAACGCGGCGGCGAACGCGACAAAAAACGCGAAGAAGCGCGGCGGCGCAACGAAATCTATCGCCGCAAAAAAGTTTACGCGGACGAACTCGCCGCGCTTGAAGAGCGGATCGACGACTTGGAAAGACGCAAAGGACGAGACGAAAAAGAACTTTGCCGGCCGGAAGTGATCGCCGATTCAAACAGAATCCAGACGCTCATGAAAGACCTTGCGGACGCCGGCGCGGAACTCGAGGCCGCGACCGGCCGCTGGGAAGAACTGATGGAAATCATCGAAAAAATCGAAAAGGGAGAATGA
- a CDS encoding aminoacetone oxidase family FAD-binding enzyme has product MSTFDVVVIGGGPAGMMAAARAAQYGARTVLLEKNRELGRKLMITGRGRCNFAHDQEDPELLSKGYRRGGEFLLPALRTFGAKETAAFFLRRGVVSAHERGHRLYPREGQDASSVVNALWTALKDGGVQVLRGIEVRSLDILGGKVRRVTTGREEIEGRAFILATGGLSFPHTGSTGDGYRWARKAGHEIVETTPALCPIKIAERFDDQLSGLKLKNVRVTVRQNGETVDERFGEMDFTPFGISGAIVMDLAASVGNCLRKTGRTTVHIDLKPALEPERLDARIERDFREFGGDALRFALRKMLPAQIIPEALKMAKLDMGKPCGETTAEERLALRNMIKDFVVTPTELLGFRHAIVTSGGVSTDGIEPETMASKIVPNLYFAGEMIDVDGPTGGYNLQECWSTGFTAGSAAAEALGFKKPTDEDIVRQMEAARSHRYEISKAERQKFKEEKNEDMTIKTGPTDDKEFCGWRDPRRQTPRQPEEGTGGGDRPGFGKDRRPSPEDRHRERRPFQRTDRSDRPQKTSREESDFGERRDSDERPRFPEDRRFFRRDEDRPFERGRRPFGDDRDDRRASRRTDAPSREYRQQPYGRGGREDFSEPSRFREAASEGRFRRSERRPFDRPGSRARDERRDFERPRDPRPSRENFRSEGSEYQRRSDSPPRDWRPHDQERRPRFSDAPRRPYASDDRELRGFYERGFDNERNSYAGRSERPYDTRRSHDDRDFHAGRPLQERPFPGKRRFDADRSREREFSHENRPPRSEPPVSKPRPRKFASFSRFRKDDKR; this is encoded by the coding sequence ATGAGTACATTTGACGTTGTTGTCATTGGCGGCGGCCCGGCCGGAATGATGGCGGCGGCCCGCGCGGCCCAATACGGCGCCCGCACGGTTCTGCTCGAAAAGAACCGCGAGCTGGGGCGCAAATTGATGATCACCGGCCGGGGGCGCTGCAACTTTGCCCACGATCAGGAGGATCCGGAACTTTTGTCGAAAGGTTATCGCCGCGGCGGGGAATTTTTGTTGCCGGCGCTCCGCACGTTCGGCGCCAAAGAAACCGCCGCGTTTTTTCTGCGCCGCGGCGTGGTGTCGGCGCACGAACGCGGACATCGCCTTTACCCCCGCGAGGGACAGGACGCCTCGTCGGTCGTCAACGCGCTGTGGACGGCGCTGAAAGACGGCGGCGTCCAGGTGCTGCGCGGCATCGAGGTTCGCTCTCTCGACATCCTCGGCGGCAAAGTCCGCCGCGTCACCACGGGACGCGAGGAAATCGAAGGACGCGCCTTCATCCTCGCGACGGGAGGGCTTTCTTTTCCCCACACGGGTTCCACCGGCGACGGTTACCGCTGGGCCCGCAAGGCCGGCCACGAGATCGTCGAGACGACGCCGGCGCTGTGCCCGATCAAGATCGCGGAGCGCTTCGACGATCAGCTGTCCGGTCTGAAGCTCAAAAACGTGCGCGTCACGGTCCGCCAAAACGGCGAAACCGTGGACGAGCGCTTCGGCGAAATGGATTTCACGCCGTTCGGCATTTCCGGCGCCATCGTCATGGACCTGGCCGCCAGCGTGGGAAACTGTCTGCGCAAGACCGGGCGCACGACTGTTCATATCGACCTCAAGCCGGCGCTCGAGCCGGAACGCCTCGACGCCCGCATCGAGCGCGACTTCCGGGAATTCGGCGGCGACGCGCTGCGCTTTGCGCTGAGAAAAATGCTACCCGCCCAGATCATCCCCGAAGCGCTCAAGATGGCCAAGCTCGACATGGGGAAACCCTGCGGCGAGACCACGGCCGAAGAGCGCCTCGCGCTCCGGAACATGATCAAGGATTTCGTCGTCACGCCCACGGAACTTCTGGGGTTCCGGCACGCCATCGTCACCAGCGGCGGCGTGAGCACCGACGGGATCGAGCCGGAGACCATGGCCTCGAAAATCGTCCCCAACCTCTACTTCGCCGGCGAAATGATCGACGTCGACGGACCGACCGGCGGCTACAATCTTCAAGAATGCTGGAGCACAGGCTTCACCGCCGGGAGCGCGGCCGCCGAAGCTCTGGGGTTCAAAAAGCCCACGGACGAGGACATCGTCAGGCAGATGGAAGCGGCGCGCAGCCACAGATATGAGATCTCCAAAGCGGAGCGTCAGAAATTCAAGGAGGAAAAAAACGAGGATATGACTATCAAAACCGGCCCCACCGACGACAAAGAATTCTGCGGCTGGAGAGATCCGCGCAGGCAGACGCCCCGGCAGCCAGAAGAAGGAACTGGCGGCGGCGACCGCCCCGGTTTCGGAAAAGACCGCCGCCCGTCTCCCGAAGACCGCCATCGCGAGAGGCGTCCTTTCCAACGCACAGACCGTTCGGACCGCCCCCAAAAGACGTCCCGGGAAGAGAGCGATTTTGGGGAGCGCCGGGATTCCGACGAACGGCCGCGTTTCCCGGAAGACCGCCGCTTTTTCCGCCGGGACGAAGACCGGCCGTTCGAAAGAGGACGGCGGCCGTTCGGAGACGATCGCGACGATCGGCGCGCATCCCGCCGCACCGACGCCCCGTCCCGGGAATACCGCCAACAGCCCTACGGCAGGGGCGGCCGCGAGGATTTTTCGGAACCGTCCCGCTTCCGCGAGGCGGCGTCCGAAGGAAGGTTCCGCCGTTCGGAACGGCGCCCCTTCGACCGCCCCGGTTCCAGGGCGCGCGACGAACGCCGCGACTTCGAACGGCCGCGCGATCCGCGTCCGTCCAGGGAAAATTTCCGCAGCGAAGGTTCCGAATATCAGAGGCGCTCCGATTCGCCTCCACGGGACTGGCGTCCGCACGATCAGGAGCGGCGCCCCCGTTTCTCCGACGCGCCCAGACGTCCCTATGCATCTGACGACAGGGAACTCCGTGGGTTCTACGAGCGCGGCTTCGACAATGAACGAAATTCGTACGCCGGCCGTTCGGAGCGCCCCTACGACACTCGCCGCAGCCATGACGACCGAGACTTTCATGCCGGACGCCCTCTTCAGGAACGGCCTTTCCCCGGCAAACGGCGGTTCGACGCAGACCGTTCCCGGGAAAGGGAGTTCTCTCATGAAAACAGGCCGCCCCGCAGCGAACCGCCCGTTTCCAAACCGCGTCCGCGGAAATTCGCCAGTTTCTCCCGTTTCAGAAAAGACGATAAGCGATAG
- a CDS encoding nicotinamidase yields the protein MKKTALFIIDVQNDFCENGALAVPDGNAVVPVCNRLIQMAAERGCPVLASRDWHPANHCSFKDFGGSWPMHCVAGQEGAEFPPELQLPVDVMVFNKGTDANAEAYSAFDGTQAAGVLHDAGIERLIICGLATDYCVKASVLDARQAGFDVLVVSDGCRAVNVNPDDGEKAFAEMEAAGAAVLPLAKVEF from the coding sequence ATGAAAAAAACGGCGCTTTTTATTATCGACGTTCAAAATGACTTCTGTGAAAACGGCGCTTTGGCGGTTCCGGACGGCAATGCCGTCGTCCCGGTCTGCAATCGGCTGATTCAGATGGCCGCCGAACGCGGCTGCCCGGTGTTGGCCAGCCGCGACTGGCATCCGGCCAATCATTGCAGCTTCAAAGACTTCGGCGGTTCCTGGCCGATGCACTGCGTGGCCGGTCAGGAGGGGGCGGAGTTTCCTCCCGAGCTGCAGCTGCCGGTGGACGTGATGGTTTTCAACAAGGGGACGGACGCGAACGCCGAAGCCTATTCGGCTTTTGACGGCACACAGGCCGCCGGCGTGCTTCATGACGCGGGCATCGAACGTTTGATCATCTGCGGGCTGGCGACGGACTATTGCGTCAAAGCGAGCGTCCTCGACGCGCGGCAGGCGGGATTCGACGTGCTGGTGGTCAGCGACGGCTGCCGCGCCGTCAACGTGAATCCGGACGACGGCGAAAAGGCTTTCGCCGAGATGGAAGCCGCCGGAGCGGCGGTCCTGCCTCTTGCCAAGGTCGAATTCTGA